Sequence from the Bacillus thuringiensis genome:
ACTTAAACTTACTTCAATACGATTTGCTCCAGCAACAACATGATTATTCGTTACAATATAAGCTTGACCATCTGTCTTCTTATAAATTACACCTGATCCCGTACCTGCTTCTGAATCTGCCTCTGAAAAATTATCTCGTTGGATATTAATAACGCCAACAACAGCTTCAGACGCACGATCAACAGCATCCACAAAGCTAATCTGTTTAATGCCTTGAGCTTCCGCCATATTACTTCCACTTGCTTCAGCTTGCGGAAACGCGTCCGTATCATTTGAAAATAAGGGAGCTCCAAATGCAAATAACGAGGCTCCTACAATTGTTCCTGCTATACTAGAAATAACAATACCTTTATGCTTCTTTTTCCTTGCACGTTTCATACGATAATTTTCTCCATCAATAAAGGACATATTTGTTCACCTATCTTCCTGAAAACAACTATATTCACCTTTATTGTTTACTAAAATGGAGAATTATACGTATTGAATTTTTGTAGGCATTTTTGGATCCGTATCGTGGATTTCAAAGGCTTCTCCCACTCCAAATCCCTTTTCCTCTAATACTTGTGATACTGACATTCGCGCCAATTCTTTCATGTTATTATCTAAACTTAAATGGGCTAAATAAATATGCTTTGTCTCATCTGTAATTACATCTGCCATCGCTAATGCAGCATCTTCATTACAAACGTGCCCTACGTCACTTAAAATACGTCGCTTAATACTCCATGGATAACGTCCCATACGAAGCATTTCCACGTCATGATTACTTTCAAACACGAAAGCATTCGCCCCCTTAATCACACCTTTCATACGGTCACTTACGTATCCCGTATCTGTAATAAGGGCTAACTTTCTATTATTATTATGAAAGGCATAGAACATCGGCTCTGCCGCATCATGAGAAACCCCAAATGACTCGACCTCAATATCACCGAATGTTTTCACATCCCCAACTGAGAAAATGAACTTTTGCTCAGTTGGAATATTTCCTATTAAGTGTTCCATTGCATTCCATGTTTTCTCATTTGCATAAACAGGTAAATCATATTTACGTGCCAATACACCTAATCCTTTAATATGATCACTATGTTCATGCGTTACAAGAATACCTGATACATCATTTATATTTAGTTCTGCCTGTTTAAATAAAGCCTCTGTTGCTTTACCACTTAAACCTGCATCGACGAGTAATTTTTTTTCATCTGTTCCTACATATAGCATATTCCCTGTACTTCCACTTGCAAGTACGCTAAAATGCAACCCCATTCTTTCTCACTCCAGTATGTTCATCAACCACTTGATTTTCCCTTTCACCTAATTCCATAACTTGTCCTTCAATTGCATTTACAAAGAAGTCCTGCTTCTGCTCCGTTTTTAAATTCCATGTTGGAGCCAGTACTTGGTTATTAGAAGTAGATGCGGTAAGGGTGGCATAACCAATTTGTGCTTCTTTTACATGTGTATTTCCATGAACTTTATTTTTTAAATACAGGTTTTCTAAAGCCGTTTGGGCAGTAATAATTTCTTGCTGTTTCGTTTTTTCACTTTCGCCCATTTCTTTTAAATCAGTTAGCATCGTCTGCGTGTAAGACACAAGTTCATTTTTTTCATTTAATTCCACGACAATCATTGCCTGTTCGTTATAGAAAATAGGCTTATCTTTATATTTTTGGAAGAAGTAAATTTTAGAGTCTTTCATCGCCCCAAACTCATACTTTTGTCCATCCAATACATAGTTCTTCAAAAAATCATTATACTTATCTTTGGATAATGATTTTGTATTTAAAAAGGGCTCTTTTAGCTTACTTTCTATCTTGTACATATTTTGTATATGCGCTGTTTGATTTTTTAAAGACTGTACATCTTCTTCTTTAAATGCCTTGTTTTCTGCTCTAATAAATGACTCTTTTTTCGGTTCTTTAGGGAAATTACCCATAGTAATTTTGTTTGCTTTTAATTCTTGATCTATCTTTGTTTCTGCAATAAGCTCCAATTGATTACTATCTTGCTTTTGAATGAATTGAAAGATGAGAAAGAGGTCCAAAACAAAAAAGGTCACAATAAATATGGTTTTAATCCGATCCCAATCCATTTAGTCCTCCCTCACTCCACTCATATATTTTTTGTTTGCCAGCTTCATCTTCAACAAACTTTACATACCAAATTGGCTGTAGTCGAGCTACTTGTCCGTCTAGTGCTAATTTGTATCCAATACCAATGTCTTTAATGAAGCGCTTATCTACAGCGGGATTATTTTCTAAAGATGCTATCACAACGTGCCCTGATGGAAGAGTAACCTTCTGTTCTATACCTTTCGTATTTAAAGATAACAATGGTCTTTCATATTCCATTACTTCTTCTGATCCCCATACTTGCCTCAATTCAGCTAATCCATCTGTATTGAATACGGAATATCCATCTTCATGTAAACGGAATACTGTTTGTCCTTTATTCATATAGTCCAAACGATATGAATCCAGGCTTCCACTATGACCATTTACAAAATCAAAGCTTTTTTGTAAAAGCATTAAATTATCTGTCGTTTTCTCACTTGAAACAGAAGAATTTTTATACTTTAGCATATGCTGATCGTTTTCAATCTCCATGGACCTAATACCATCTGTAAATATTTCTTTCGATTGCTCGATAATCGGACTTAAATAACGTGGATCACTAAAAAGAGCATTCTTAAATGTATCAACCGCTAAATTAGATGAAATATATGTTATATTACTTAATTCTGTCGTTCCATCTGGTAAAAATAGCTTTTTCATATCATTAATTTGATAGTCAAAATAAGGTTTCGCTGATACTATAAATTGATTTTGTGCATTTACAATATCTTTTAAATACACACCACTTAATTTTGCTTCATATATTCTAGAGTTATCACCATCAGAAACAAAATTAATTTTAATTTCCTGATCCCTACTTCTAGAAAGATCGAGAATAATTCGATTAAAGTGTTTCGGCTTATCTATACTTTTTTCTTTCATACTAAACATAGATTTAACTGCATCAAATGGGATGTTGGTAGGGAAAATAAGTTCAATTTTCCCTTCACCATGCACATAAGAAAGGAAGTCAGCCTTAGCAATCGATATCTCTTTGAAACCATGTAATTCCCCTGCTTCCAAAGGTCTATAGATTGATTCTATATCTCCCTCTCTTTTGCTCCCGTAATGATTTTTATCTTTATGCACGATGATAGAAGTAGGGCGGACAACATCAGCGATTTTAGTTTGTGTAGTTCCTTCATTCCCCTGCACAAATTTTGCGTTTTGCATAGACGTGGAATCTGGCACATACGTCCATAAGTTAAAAGTAAGAAATAGGCTAATTACAACTAAATTAATTAAAACTATTGTTTTAACATTTTCCATACTCATTCCCAATCGTCCTCTTCATCCGCTGCCATTGGCAAAGTGAAATAAATCGTTGTCCCTTTTCCTTCCTCACTCTTCGCCCAAATCGAGCCACCATGTGCCTCAATCATTTCTTTCGCAATTGCTAACCCAAGTCCTGTACCACCCATTTGTCTTGAACGCGCTTTATCTACGCGATAAAAACGTTCAAAGATTTTATCGACGTTTTCTTTCGGAATACCCATTCCTTGGTCACTTACACTAATCTCTAATAATTCCCCGCGATCACGTAAGCGATATGTTACTGTTCCACCCTCTGGTGAATACTTTAATGCATTCGAAATAATGTTATACAATACTTGCGTAATTTTATCCGTATCCATATCAATAAATCGAGATTTTTTAGAGAAAGATCGTTTGAAACTTACATTTTGCTCTTTAGACATTTCAAAACGATCAATAATGTTATTAAAGAAGTCAGTAAAGTCGACCCATTCTTTCATTAAACGATGTTCTGTACTATCAAGTTTAGATAGCTGTAATAACGCATTTACAAGTCTAATCATTCTTTCCGTTTCTTCTTGTGTAACTGTTAAAAATTGCGGTGCAATATTTGGATCTTGCCATGCACCGTCTGTAAGTGCCTCTAAATAACTGCGCATTGTCGTTAATGGCGTTCTTAGTTCATGAGAGACGTTTGCTACAAACTCACGGCGTTCTCTTTCTATGCGCTCCTGCTCAGTTACATCATATAATACAGCAATTAAACCATTTGCTTTCCCTGTCTCTTTTTGAATAACAGAGAAACTTGCGCGTAAAATATATGGCTCATTTCTCGTACTAAAATCTAATAACACAGAATCAGGCTCTTCGTATAAATGATCAAGCGTAAATTCTTCTTGTATCCCTAATACTTCCAAAACAGATTGATCGAGCGCCGTTTCGCGCGAAACATTTAGCATCTTTTCCGCAGGATCATTTAATAAAATAATGTCCCCTTTTCGGTCAGTAGCAATTACTCCATCTGTCATATGTGATAAAACGGATGACAATTTACGTCTTTCACTTTCCGTTGAAGAACGAGCTTGTTGTAATTTTTTTGATAAATTATTGAAAGATAATGCTAATTGTCCAATCTCATCATGGCTATGAACTTTTACTTTTCTTGAATAGTTTCCCTTTGCCATTTCAATTGCTTGTCTTCGCATATCTGAGATTGGTCTCGTAATCGTTTGAGCTAATAAAACTCCAAGTACAGCTGTTACGAGTAATGCAATAACGGTTCCAGTCGCAAAAATTTGATTAATATCCTTCATCTGTTTATAAACATCTTCCATAGATGCAACAATGTAAATAACACCAAGTGGATCTTTGCCGTTATCATCTAGAATCGGAGTAAGCATAACTTGTACACGATGACCTGTACGACCATCCTTCTCAATTTTCACTTCTGGCTTTTTTTGTACCAATACCCGCTGAACAGCTATATCAGTTGATGTTCTATTTACCTTATTTTGCTTTGCCTCATCTGAAATAGCGAGCAGTTTTCTATTCGAATCAAATACACTTACCTCTTGGATATCTTTCTTTCGATCAGAGGCAAATTTTCGAATAGAAGTTTTAATCGTTTCATCTGTGGACTCTGTCTCTGCTTTTGTATAACTTTTTTTAAACTCTTGTTTCAAGTTATACGATAATAAGTTCGTTTGCTGCGTTAAAGAATCTCTAAAGCCTTGTACAAGACTCTTTTCTAACTCTCTTACGAAATATACCCCAATAACTTGCATAGCTATCAATATTAATAGCATATATATGAGTACAAATTTTAAATGAATAGATTGAAAAAAACCGACTTTCTTCATATATTATTCCTGCTCTGGGTCACGCAAGTAATACCCTACCCCACGTCTAGTGACAATTAAAGTAGGATGACTTGGATTATCTTCAATTTTTTCACGTAAACGACGCACTGTTACATCCACTGTACGTACATCCCCAAAATAGTCATAACCCCAAACTGTTTGTAATAAATGTTCGCGTGTCATAACTTGTCCTAAATGTTTCGCTAAATAATGTAGTAACTCAAATTCACGATGTGTAAGTTCAATATTTTCTTCACGTTTTGTGACACTATACGCATTTGGATTGATAACAATTGGTCCAATAACCATTTCCGTATTTTCTTCTTTTTCTGCAGCACCGCCTTGTTGATGGCGACGTAAGTTAGCCTTCACGCGAGCAAGCAATTCCCTCGTACTAAATGGCTTCGTTACATAATCATCTGCCCCAAGCTCAAGCCCTAATACTTTATCAATTTCAGAATCCTTCGCCGTAAGCATAATAATCGGCATTTCTGAGCTTTTACGTATTTCACGGCAAACCTCTAAGCCATCCTTACCTGGTAACATAATATCTAATAAAACCATATCTGGCTGTTCTTCATTCGCTTTTTCAATCGCCTCATCACCATCATGCGCCATTACAATTTCAAAACCTTCTTTTTCTAGATTGAACTTCAAAATATCCGCAATCGGCTTTTCATCATCAACTACTAAAATTTTCTTTCCCATCATCGTCTATTTCCTCCTTATAAAAATATGGTCAATATCCCTAAACACATTGATGTCTACATAGTATGTCCCTATATGACCGCATCTTTTGCTTAAGTACTTTCTCCTCTATTCTCACAGACTCATGTATGATCCACTTTTACACGGAATCCTATACGATCTATAGAAAAACCTCTAGCTTCAACTGCTAGAGGCTCCTCATTCTATTTTAAAATAACTACTCAATTTTGTAAAATTACACAAATAAAAAGGATATTAAGTGGGCCCACTTAATATCCTGAGAGTGGCTCGGGACGGAATCGAACCGCCGACACGAGGATTTTCAGTCCTCTGCTCTACCGACTGAGCTACCGAGCCAAAACTATATATAAAACCACTAATGGTGGTATAAACAAAAGTGGCGGTCCCGACCGGGGTCGAACCGGCGATCTCCTGCGTGACAGGCAGGCATGTTAACCACTACACCACGGGACCAAAAATAAGCATAAAAAAACATGACCCGTACGGGATTCGAACCCGTGTTACCGCCGTGAAAGGGCGGTGTCTTAACCACTTGACCAACGGGCCACGAAAAATAAAATGGTGAGCCATGAAGGACTCGAACCTTCGACCCTCTGATTAAAAGTCAGATGCTCTACCAACTGAGCTAATGGCTCATACTCACCAACGTCATATTTTCGTGACGACAAGATGTATCATAACATGTTCTCTTTGTTTTTTGCAATACATTTTTTTATTTTTTTTATAAAAGATAAGAAAAAACTCATGCGGACATGAGTTTTTTCTTAAAAATATCAATTAAGCTTCGTATACGTTACGAACGATATTTGTTTGGTTACGATCTGGTCCAACTGAGAACATAGATAATTGAATTCCTGTTAACTCAGAAACACGTTCTACGTATTTTCGTGCATTTTCAGGAAGCTCATCTAATGATTTTACACCAGTAATATCTTCTGTCCAACCTGGAAGCTCTTCGTATACAGGCTCACATTTAGCTAAAATGTTTAAGTTTGCTGGAACTTCATCGATAACTTCGCCATTATATTTGTAAGCAACACAAATTTTAAGAGTTGGAATACCTGTTAGAACGTCGATAGAATTTAATGATAGATCTGTTAGACCACTAACACGACGTGCATGTCTTACAACAACGCTATCGAACCAACCTACGCGGCGTGGACGACCAGTTGTCGTTCCATACTCACGACCAACTTCACGAATTTGGTGACCAATTTCATCATTAAGCTCAGTAGGGAATGGACCATCACCTACGCGGCTTGTATATGCTTTACATACACCTACAACGCGTGTAACTTTCGCAGGACCAACTCCAGTTCCAACTGTTACACCACCAGCAATTGGGTTAGAAGATGTAACGAATGGGTACGTACCGTGATCAATATCAAGCATAACACCTTGTGCACCTTCAAATAATACACGGTGATTGTTATCTAATGCATCATTTAATACAACAGACGTATCACATACATATTGTGCGATTTGTTGTCCATACTCGAAGTACTCTTCAAAGATTTCTTCTACACTG
This genomic interval carries:
- a CDS encoding MBL fold metallo-hydrolase; this encodes MGLHFSVLASGSTGNMLYVGTDEKKLLVDAGLSGKATEALFKQAELNINDVSGILVTHEHSDHIKGLGVLARKYDLPVYANEKTWNAMEHLIGNIPTEQKFIFSVGDVKTFGDIEVESFGVSHDAAEPMFYAFHNNNRKLALITDTGYVSDRMKGVIKGANAFVFESNHDVEMLRMGRYPWSIKRRILSDVGHVCNEDAALAMADVITDETKHIYLAHLSLDNNMKELARMSVSQVLEEKGFGVGEAFEIHDTDPKMPTKIQYV
- a CDS encoding two-component system regulatory protein YycI; translation: MDWDRIKTIFIVTFFVLDLFLIFQFIQKQDSNQLELIAETKIDQELKANKITMGNFPKEPKKESFIRAENKAFKEEDVQSLKNQTAHIQNMYKIESKLKEPFLNTKSLSKDKYNDFLKNYVLDGQKYEFGAMKDSKIYFFQKYKDKPIFYNEQAMIVVELNEKNELVSYTQTMLTDLKEMGESEKTKQQEIITAQTALENLYLKNKVHGNTHVKEAQIGYATLTASTSNNQVLAPTWNLKTEQKQDFFVNAIEGQVMELGERENQVVDEHTGVRKNGVAF
- a CDS encoding YycH family regulatory protein — protein: MSMENVKTIVLINLVVISLFLTFNLWTYVPDSTSMQNAKFVQGNEGTTQTKIADVVRPTSIIVHKDKNHYGSKREGDIESIYRPLEAGELHGFKEISIAKADFLSYVHGEGKIELIFPTNIPFDAVKSMFSMKEKSIDKPKHFNRIILDLSRSRDQEIKINFVSDGDNSRIYEAKLSGVYLKDIVNAQNQFIVSAKPYFDYQINDMKKLFLPDGTTELSNITYISSNLAVDTFKNALFSDPRYLSPIIEQSKEIFTDGIRSMEIENDQHMLKYKNSSVSSEKTTDNLMLLQKSFDFVNGHSGSLDSYRLDYMNKGQTVFRLHEDGYSVFNTDGLAELRQVWGSEEVMEYERPLLSLNTKGIEQKVTLPSGHVVIASLENNPAVDKRFIKDIGIGYKLALDGQVARLQPIWYVKFVEDEAGKQKIYEWSEGGLNGLGSD
- the walK gene encoding cell wall metabolism sensor histidine kinase WalK; this translates as MKKVGFFQSIHLKFVLIYMLLILIAMQVIGVYFVRELEKSLVQGFRDSLTQQTNLLSYNLKQEFKKSYTKAETESTDETIKTSIRKFASDRKKDIQEVSVFDSNRKLLAISDEAKQNKVNRTSTDIAVQRVLVQKKPEVKIEKDGRTGHRVQVMLTPILDDNGKDPLGVIYIVASMEDVYKQMKDINQIFATGTVIALLVTAVLGVLLAQTITRPISDMRRQAIEMAKGNYSRKVKVHSHDEIGQLALSFNNLSKKLQQARSSTESERRKLSSVLSHMTDGVIATDRKGDIILLNDPAEKMLNVSRETALDQSVLEVLGIQEEFTLDHLYEEPDSVLLDFSTRNEPYILRASFSVIQKETGKANGLIAVLYDVTEQERIERERREFVANVSHELRTPLTTMRSYLEALTDGAWQDPNIAPQFLTVTQEETERMIRLVNALLQLSKLDSTEHRLMKEWVDFTDFFNNIIDRFEMSKEQNVSFKRSFSKKSRFIDMDTDKITQVLYNIISNALKYSPEGGTVTYRLRDRGELLEISVSDQGMGIPKENVDKIFERFYRVDKARSRQMGGTGLGLAIAKEMIEAHGGSIWAKSEEGKGTTIYFTLPMAADEEDDWE
- the walR gene encoding cell wall metabolism DNA-binding response regulator WalR, which produces MMGKKILVVDDEKPIADILKFNLEKEGFEIVMAHDGDEAIEKANEEQPDMVLLDIMLPGKDGLEVCREIRKSSEMPIIMLTAKDSEIDKVLGLELGADDYVTKPFSTRELLARVKANLRRHQQGGAAEKEENTEMVIGPIVINPNAYSVTKREENIELTHREFELLHYLAKHLGQVMTREHLLQTVWGYDYFGDVRTVDVTVRRLREKIEDNPSHPTLIVTRRGVGYYLRDPEQE
- a CDS encoding adenylosuccinate synthase — encoded protein: MSSVVVVGTQWGDEGKGKITDFLSEHAEVVARYQGGNNAGHTIVFGGVKYKLHLIPSGIFYKEKICVIGNGLVVDPKALLEELKYLHDRGVSTDNLRVSNRAHVILPYHLKQDELEEASKGDDKIGTTKKGIGPAYMDKAARIGIRMADLLDREAFKEKLERNLAQKNRLFEKMYDTEGFSVEEIFEEYFEYGQQIAQYVCDTSVVLNDALDNNHRVLFEGAQGVMLDIDHGTYPFVTSSNPIAGGVTVGTGVGPAKVTRVVGVCKAYTSRVGDGPFPTELNDEIGHQIREVGREYGTTTGRPRRVGWFDSVVVRHARRVSGLTDLSLNSIDVLTGIPTLKICVAYKYNGEVIDEVPANLNILAKCEPVYEELPGWTEDITGVKSLDELPENARKYVERVSELTGIQLSMFSVGPDRNQTNIVRNVYEA